A region from the Carassius carassius chromosome 33, fCarCar2.1, whole genome shotgun sequence genome encodes:
- the LOC132114053 gene encoding E3 ubiquitin-protein ligase RLIM-like, with protein sequence MEAQDNADQSETQRRRQLDRLDREEAFYQFVNNLSEEDYRLMRDNNLLGTPGEITADELSSRLRQVKDGPESPSNGSTEERSEGPAATEIEGTEENPSGESLLDWLNTVRQTGNTTRSGNRGNQSWRAVSQTNPNSGDFRFSLEINVNRNIAEQQTQTERLEGGQERPDVPEPESLMETAEVVEEPVVEELAVIVEPELPVPITLSQNTEVIAPSPPTSPPPASPPVEQPRRGQVRARSRSPEQRRTRARTTRGRSPLNLERLDGLPPTQHGLPSHSPEILPEPQVEGSSRTRQLFLSRPSTVETESQEPEAAPELPGAQQEREASAGEAGASGRRPPTIMLDLQVRRVRPGEYRQRDSIANRTRSRSQTSNNTLLYETERGGFRRTFSRSERAGVRTYVSTIRIPIRRISDTGLGEATSMALQSMIRQIMTGFGELSYFMDSDYPDSNREDSPAADLADGLGNPDASTGAAAGEPDSYLPGNGGSNQSGVEARTEEREVDGGGSGANSPRENRGRQRAPINLDETGSLPFLRLAHFFLLNEEDDDQPRGLTKEQIDNLSMRNFGESDAFKTCSVCITEYAEGNKLRKLPCSHEYHVHCIDRWLSENSTCPICRRAVLVSTNRESVV encoded by the exons GTGAAATTACGGCAGATGAACTGTCAAGCCGCCTTCGGCAGGTCAAGGATGGCCCTGAGTCGCCCAGTAATGGCTCCACTGAGGAGAGAAGTGAAGGGCCTGCTG CGACAGAGATTGAGGGCACTGAAGAAAACCCCAGTGGGGAGAGCCTTCTTGACTGGCTCAACACTGTACGACAGACGGGGAATACAACGAGGAGTGGTAACAGGGGTAACCAGTCATGGCGGGCCGTGAGCCAAACCAATCCCAACAGTGGTGATTTCCGTTTCAGTTTGGAGATAAATGTCAATCGCAACATAGCTGAGCAGCAAACGCAGACAGAAAGGCTGGAAGGGGGCCAGGAAAGACCAGATGTCCCTGAGCCGGAGAGTCTTATGGAGACCGCAGAGGTGGTTGAGGAGCCAGTGGTGGAGGAGCTTGCAGTTATAGTAGAGCCAGAGCTACCAGTTCCTATCACCCTGTCTCAAAACACGGAAGTAATTGCACCAAGTCCACCAACTTCACCTCCCCCAGCCTCGCCCCCAGTAGAGCAACCACGCAGGGGTCAAGTCAGGGCTCGCAGTAGAAGCCCGGAGCAGCGACGAACAAGGGCTCGCACCACAAGAGGTCGCTCGCCGCTCAACCTCGAAAGATTGGATGGACTTCCGCCTACTCAGCACGGCCTGCCTTCTCACAGTCCTGAGATCCTTCCAGAGCCCCAGGTCGAGGGAAGCTCAAGGACTCGGCAGTTGTTTTTGTCTAGACCGAGCACTGTGGAAACGGAAAGTCAAGAACCGGAAGCAGCTCCCGAGTTACCCGGAGCACAGCAGGAGAGAGAGGCATCTGCTGGAGAAGCAGGAGCCTCAGGACGTCGCCCTCCAACAATAATGCTGGATTTACAGGTACGCAGGGTGCGTCCTGGAGAGTACCGCCAGAGAGACAGCATCGCTAACCGAACCAGGTCTCGTTCGCAGACCTCCAACAACACTTTACTGTACGAGACTGAGCGCGGGGGTTTCCGCCGGACCTTCTCCCGTTCGGAGCGGGCAGGGGTGAGAACATACGTCAGCACAATCCGCATTCCCATTCGCAGGATCTCAGACACTGGACTCGGGGAAGCCACTTCTATGGCTTTGCAGTCTATGATTCGTCAGATCATGACTGGGTTCGGTGAACTCAGCTACTTTATGGACTCGGACTATCCAGACTCGAACCGTGAAGACAGCCCAGCTGCAGACCTCGCTGATGGACTGGGTAACCCTGATGCTTCCACTGGAGCCGCTGCAGGGGAACCAGACTCCTACCTTCCTGGGAATGGAGGCTCTAACCAGAGTGGTGTAGAGGCACGGACAGAGGAGAGGGAAGTGGATGGTGGAGGATCCGGTGCTAACAGTCCTCGAGAGAACCGAGGCAGACAGCGGGCGCCCATTAACCTGGATGAAACTGGATCTCTGCCCTTTCTGCGACTTGCGCACTTCTTCTTGCTCAACGAGGAAGATGACGACCAGCCCAGAGGTCTCACTAAAGAGCAGATCGACAACCTGTCCATGCGAAACTTTGGCGAAAGCGATGCATTCAAAACCTGCAGCGTCTGCATCACGGAGTATGCCGAAGGCAACAAATTACGAAAGCTGCCCTGTTCTCACGAATACCACGTGCACTGTATCGACCGCTGGCTTTCAGAGAACTCAACCTGCCCTATTTGCCGCAGGGCGGTTCTGGTTTCCACCAACCGCGAGAGTGTCGTCTAG